Proteins from a genomic interval of Paenibacillus sp. FSL R5-0623:
- a CDS encoding Glu/Leu/Phe/Val dehydrogenase dimerization domain-containing protein, whose product MQLWQEMEREGMEELFFCHDADSGLRAVIAIHNTALGPALGGCRYWTYASEEEAVRDAMKLAKGMTYKNAISGLPYGGGKVVIWNVPIAKNAKPDEDGCGSQSGEHVAGDLEVEQQKGAAVERKVVADEMTHPQDKSLDTDASKRAQRFRALGRCLERLNGRYVTGLDLGTTATDMDQIRLETVHVTDTTGSLGAQDDFTAEMTAYGVHIGIVTSLRQQGIASLQGIPVAVQGLGKVGYALCRYLHAAGARLIVADVVPERVQRALVQFSGAISADPAHIHAADCKVFAPCALGGVLTPATVEELRCSIVAGAANNQLSERQLVAGRMQARGILYAPDYVLNAGGIISTAYELEGAGPDLIRQKVAGIAGTLSKVYAEATQSAISTADAADRLAESILRAGHTR is encoded by the coding sequence ATGCAGCTATGGCAGGAGATGGAGCGGGAAGGCATGGAGGAACTCTTTTTTTGCCATGATGCAGATAGTGGATTGAGGGCGGTCATTGCCATTCATAATACGGCCCTTGGACCTGCGCTGGGCGGATGCCGCTACTGGACGTATGCGTCCGAGGAAGAAGCTGTTCGGGATGCTATGAAACTTGCCAAAGGCATGACGTACAAAAATGCAATCTCCGGACTGCCGTATGGTGGCGGGAAAGTGGTCATATGGAATGTGCCTATTGCGAAGAATGCAAAACCGGATGAGGATGGTTGCGGATCTCAAAGTGGTGAGCATGTTGCTGGGGACTTAGAGGTAGAGCAACAGAAGGGCGCTGCCGTTGAACGGAAAGTCGTCGCTGATGAGATGACACATCCACAAGATAAAAGTCTGGATACGGACGCATCCAAGCGGGCGCAGCGCTTTCGCGCACTGGGTCGTTGTCTGGAGCGGCTGAACGGACGGTACGTGACCGGTCTTGATCTGGGTACCACGGCGACAGACATGGACCAGATCCGACTGGAGACCGTACATGTGACGGACACCACGGGTTCGCTCGGGGCGCAGGATGACTTCACTGCCGAGATGACCGCCTACGGCGTACACATCGGCATTGTGACCTCGCTGCGCCAGCAAGGCATTGCATCTTTGCAGGGCATTCCCGTTGCCGTCCAGGGACTGGGCAAGGTCGGGTATGCCCTGTGCCGTTACCTGCATGCAGCCGGGGCACGGCTCATTGTGGCAGACGTTGTACCGGAGCGTGTACAACGTGCCCTTGTGCAGTTCAGCGGCGCCATCTCGGCCGATCCGGCCCATATCCACGCCGCTGACTGCAAGGTCTTCGCCCCCTGTGCCCTAGGGGGCGTACTGACCCCGGCAACGGTGGAGGAGCTGCGCTGCTCCATCGTTGCCGGGGCGGCCAACAACCAGCTGAGTGAACGACAGCTGGTTGCAGGCCGCATGCAGGCGCGCGGTATCCTGTACGCGCCTGATTATGTGCTCAATGCAGGCGGAATCATCTCCACCGCCTACGAGCTGGAAGGCGCAGGGCCTGACCTGATCCGCCAAAAGGTGGCGGGGATTGCAGGCACGCTGAGCAAGGTATACGCAGAAGCTACGCAATCTGCGATCTCCACAGCCGATGCAGCCGATCGGCTAGCGGAATCCATTCTCCGAGCAGGCCACACAAGATAG
- a CDS encoding DUF2179 domain-containing protein produces MFKILVFIFLIQIVYVSAYTLRMILTLKGQKYIAALISMGEIVIYVLGLNLVLQYLTQPSALIVYAVGYGLGVLLGAWIEEKIALGYVTVKVICNQMGNNVANALRDKGYGVTAWVGSGRDGDRLVMEILAKRKNQKLLYQTILDLDPKAFVITVEPKQFHGGFWTRSIKK; encoded by the coding sequence TTGTTTAAAATATTGGTATTTATCTTTTTGATCCAGATTGTATACGTATCGGCTTATACATTACGGATGATTCTGACACTCAAAGGACAGAAATATATCGCCGCACTGATCAGCATGGGTGAGATTGTGATCTATGTACTCGGTCTGAATCTTGTGCTCCAATACCTGACTCAGCCTTCGGCCCTGATCGTATACGCGGTGGGTTATGGACTGGGAGTGTTGCTCGGTGCGTGGATTGAAGAGAAGATCGCCCTCGGTTACGTTACCGTTAAAGTCATCTGTAACCAGATGGGCAACAACGTCGCGAATGCCCTGCGAGATAAAGGATATGGTGTTACTGCATGGGTGGGCAGTGGACGTGATGGAGATCGGCTTGTGATGGAGATTCTGGCAAAACGTAAAAACCAGAAATTGCTCTACCAGACGATTCTCGATCTGGACCCCAAAGCATTTGTTATTACCGTGGAGCCCAAACAGTTCCATGGCGGCTTCTGGACACGTTCCATCAAAAAGTAA